A stretch of Miscanthus floridulus cultivar M001 chromosome 13, ASM1932011v1, whole genome shotgun sequence DNA encodes these proteins:
- the LOC136498986 gene encoding uncharacterized protein has product MRDPDAEAASRRRWTLVLVNLSSVLEKADEVLLPAVYKEVGAALGASPTALGSLTLCRALVQAACYPLAAYASARHDRARVVAVGAFLWAAATFLVAVSGSFVQMAISRGLNGIGLALVLPAISSLVADYTDDHTRGAAFGWLQMTCNLGSILGGSFGVLLAPITFLGVAGWRVAFHAVAVISVALGVLMWLFAADPASPAAKSSKTAASATEEAKELLQHARRVLGVTTFQIIVAQGIAGSIPWSALNFSAMWLELAGFTNWETSVITGLYLFATALGALFGGLIGDPVARRFPNTGRIALAQISSASALPLAAILLLALPNDPSTGVAHAVTFFVMGFAISWNASSTNNPIFAEIVPEKARTTVYALDKCFEAVFASFASPIVGVLAERVFGYKPVSSDTSVDTDRENAAALAKAVYTEIAVPMAICCLTYTFLYRTYPRDRERARKELLMASDDHRGGEASDDNESSVVHTRVDEESSVSSLNQRLIS; this is encoded by the exons ATGAGGGATCCGGATGCGGAGGCGGCGTCGCGCCGGCGGTGGACGCTGGTGCTGGTGAACCTGTCGTCGGTGCTGGAGAAGGCGGACGAGGTGCTGCTGCCCGCCGTGTACAAGGAGGTGGGCGCGGCGCTGGGCGCCTCCCCGACGGCGCTGGGCTCCCTCACCCTCTGCCGCGCGCTCGTGCAGGCCGCCTGCTACCCGCTCGCCGCCTACGCCTCCGCGCGCCACGATCGGGCCCGCGTCGTCGCCGTCGGCGCCTTCCTCTGGGCCGCCGCCACCTTCCTCGTCGCCGTCTCCGGCAGCTTCGTCCAG ATGGCGATCTCGCGGGGCCTCAACGGCATCGGCCTCGCGCTGGTCCTCCCGGCGATCAGCTCCCTCGTGGCCGACTACACCGACGACCACACCCGCGGCGCGGCCTTCGGCTGGCTGCAGATGACCTGCAACCTGGGCTCCATCCTGGGGGGCTCTTTCGGCGTGCTGCTCGCGCCGATCACCTTCCTCggcgtcgccgggtggcgggtcGCCTTCCACGCGGTGGCCGTCATCAGCGTCGCGCTGGGCGTGCTCATGTGGCTCTTCGCCGCGGACCCGGCGAGCCCGGCCGCCAAGTCGTCCAAGACCGCGGCCTCCGCGACGGAGGAAGCCAAGGAGCTGCTCCAGCACGCCCGGCGCGTCCTCGGGGTGACCACGTTCCAGATCATCGTCGCGCAGGGGATCGCCGGCTCCATCCCGTGGTCCGCGCTCAACTTCTCCGCCATGTGGCTGGAGCTCGCCGGGTTCACCAACTGGGAGACCAGCGTCATCACGGGGCTGTACCTGTTCGCCACCGCTCTCGGCGCGCTCTTTGGGGGCCTCATCGGAGACCCCGTCGCCAGACGGTTCCCCAACACCGGTAGGATCGCCCTGGCGCAGATAAGCTCGGCATCCGCGCTCCCGCTCGCCGCCATCCTGCTGCTGGCGTTGCCCAATGACCCGTCCACCGGCGTGGCGCACGCCGTCACATTCTTCGTCATGGGGTTCGCCATCTCCTGGAACGCTTCGTCGACCAACAA CCCCATATTCGCGGAGATTGTGCCAGAGAAGGCGAGGACGACGGTCTACGCACTGGACAagtgtttcgaagcagtgttcgCATCGTTTGCGTCTCCCATCGTCGGTGTTCTTGCGGAGCGCGTGTTCGGCTATAAGCCGGTCTCGTCCGACACGAGCGTGGACACGGACAGGGAGAATGCCGCCGCGTTGGCAAAGGCTGTTTACACGGAGATCGCCGTGCCCATGGCCATCTGTTGCCTGACCTACACCTTCCTGTACCGCACGTACCCCCGAGACAGGGAGCGCGCTCGAAAGGAGCTTCTGATGGCATCGGATGACCACCGCGGTGGAGAAGCCAGTGACGACAATGAGTCAAGTGTGGTTCACACACGGGTAGACGAAGAATCCTCTGTCAGCTCCTTAAATCAGAGGCTAATATCATGA